Proteins found in one Hoplias malabaricus isolate fHopMal1 chromosome 17, fHopMal1.hap1, whole genome shotgun sequence genomic segment:
- the clcf1 gene encoding uncharacterized protein clcf1: MERGEVSRLLLLLLLRAVVVGCVQVQDHAAMLSSERTTIERTYELTKYLDHQLKEIKDTYLSYLGPPFSDPGFSPPRPNISFLSVPSAATRVDLWRGLENGVRLAQNQRAYSVLLSAVRELARSTLCPYLQSSLLHFCSGLSGLLGSISGLMNALGYTPPLQGNGVSAHRYGPPMTLQQKRLRQNGPVPLRGNLSRITGNLTASGTPRIDADRKKQRDRERGRRGRRREGESWPERGEEEEERDEGLERWGRRRKLLSFANDPKSSNNNNDIHVTVEEEEHRSVPLLFTPPSLHHQRSGRSLHPPSTLSPLPLPLLYSDPERPALNDFTRKVEGFWVLRELQSWLWRSAKDFTRLKKRLRN, from the exons ATGGAACGCGGTGAAG TCTCTCGGcttctcctgctgctgctgctgcgggCTGTGGTGGTGGGGTGTGTCCAGGTGCAGGACCATGCCGCGATGTTGTCCAGTGAGAGGACCACCATAGAGAGAACGTATGAGCTGACCAAGTACCTGGACCACCAGCTGAAAGAAATCAAAGACACTTAC ctgtcgTATCTCGGTCCTCCCTTCAGCGACCCGGGTTTCTCTCCACCACGTCCAAACATCTCATTTCTGTCGGTTCCGAGTGCTGCGACGCGCGTGGACCTGTGGCGAGGACTGGAGAACGGTGTTCGCCTGGCGCAGAACCAGCGGGCGTACAGTGTCCTGCTGAGCGCTGTGAGGGAGCTGGCCCGGTCCACGCTGTGTCCATACCTCCAGAGCTCACTGTTGCACTTCTGCTCTGGCCTAAGCGGCCTGCTGGGCTCCATCTCGGGCCTCATGAATGCCCTCGGATACACCCCACCCCTGCAGGGTAACGGAGTGTCCGCTCACAGGTACGGCCCACCCATGACTTTGCAGCAGAAG AGACTCCGCCAAAATGGCCCGGTTCCTCTGAGAGGCAACTTGTCCCGAATCACTGGCAACTTGACCGCATCTGGGACACCCAGAATCGATGCTGACAGAAAGAAGcagagagacagggaaagagggaggagaggacggcgaagggagggagagagctggccagaaagaggagaagaagaggaagagagggatgaAGGTTTGGAAAGATGGGGTAGGAGAAGGAAGCTGCTGAGCTTTGCCAACGACCCAAAAagtagcaacaacaacaacgacatCCATGTGA CAGTGGAAGAGGAAGAACATAGGAGCGTCCCTCTCCTCTTTacccctccatccctccatcaccAGCGCTCAGGACGCTCCCTTCATCCTCCCTCCACACTCTCGCCCCTCCCACTCCCTCTCCTCTACTCCGACCCCGAGCGTCCGGCTCTGAACGACTTCACCAGGAAAGTGGAGGGGTTCTGGGTGCTCCGAGAGCTGCAGAGCTGGCTGTGGAGGTCCGCCAAAGACTTCACCAGACTCAAGAAACGCCTCCGAAACTGA